Proteins from one Enoplosus armatus isolate fEnoArm2 chromosome 4, fEnoArm2.hap1, whole genome shotgun sequence genomic window:
- the limk2 gene encoding LIM domain kinase 2, with amino-acid sequence MEGPEGTGDCYCAGCGEKIQDSFHTKVLKDTWHNACFQCSVCCDHLTNWYYEKDGKLYCRKHYWEKFGELCHGCSLLMTGPAMVAGEHKYHPECFVCLSCKVVIEDRDTYALVERSKLYCGKCYKQVVLTPMLEKRSHDSVLDSLPHTVTLISMPSAANGKRGLSVSVLRDVNGSASVQVKEVRGMLISPEVRNAIHVGDRILEINGLPVGTLLEEEVDDLIHRTSHTLQLLIEYDPVRQRLDRLRLGSPRTQLGVPATSRMRLSSPSDAVVERADVVDDGTLKRRSLRRSNSICKSPGPNSPKEPSFITRDIGRSESLRSSSSCSHRIFRPCDLIHGEILGKGFFGQAIKVTHKATGEVMVMKELIRCDEETQKTFLKEVKVMRCLDHPHVLRFIGVLYKDKRLNLITEFIEGGTLKDFIRDMDPFPWEQRVSFAKSIASGMAYLHTMSIIHRDLNSHNCLVKLDNTVVVADFGLSRLIVEDKVKPPPEKPSTKKRVLRRIDRKKRYTVVGNPYWMAPEMLNGKRYDEKVDIFSFGIVLCEIIGKVYADPECLPRTQDFGLNVGKFVEKFLPEDCPPAFFPLAVACCDLTPDNRPPFQKLEDWFEALSLNQELGIPLPAELDELHHSLSRLHWPKDGSSAQSTDQSATPTAASPDSSSQTDNGT; translated from the exons ATGGAGGGACCAGAAG GTACAGGTGATTGTTACTGTGCGGGATGTGGAGAGAAAATCCAGGACTCGTTTCACACGAAAGTCCTCAAGGACACCTGGCACAACGCCTGCTTTCA GTGTTCTGTGTGCTGTGACCACCTGACTAACTGGTACTACGAGAAGGATGGCAAGCTGTACTGTCGCAAACACTACTGGGAGAAGTTTGGAGAGCTCTGTCATGGTTGCTCTCTGCTCATGACTGGACCTGCCATG GTGGCTGGAGAACACAAGTATCACCCTGAGTGCTTTGTCTGTCTGAGCTGCAAGGTGGTGATCGAGGACAGGGATACCTACGCTTTAGTCGAGCGATCAAAACTCTACTG TGGAAAGTGCTACAAGCAGGTGGTCCTTACACCCATGTTGGAAAAGCGTTCACACGACTCAGTCCTAGACTCCCTGCCCCACACGGTGACCCTCATCTCGATGCCCTCTGCGGCCAACGGCAAGAGGGGCCTCTCCGTCTCAGTGTTGAGGGACGTCAACGGCTCGGCCAGTGTTCAAGTCAAAGA AGTCAGAGGGATGCTTATTAGTCCAGAGGTGCGAAATGCCATCCATGTTGGGGACAGGATCCTGGAGATCAATGGCCTTCCTGTCGGGacgctgctggaggaggag GTGGACGATCTCATTCACCGCACCAGCCACACGCTGCAGCTGCTCATAGAGTATGACCCAGTCAGGCAGCGTTTAGACCGGCTCAGGCTGGGATCACCAAGAACCCAACTGGGTGTCCCAGCCACCTCCCGCATGCGTCTGTCCTCACCTTCTGATGCAGTTGTGGAGAGAGCTGACGTGGTTGATGACGGCACACTGAAAAGGAGGTCTTTGAG GCGCAGTAACAGCATATGTAAGTCACCCGGGCCAAATTCTCCTAAAGAGCCGTCTTTTATTACACGAGACATTGGGCGCTCTGAATCCTTGAGATCCTCCAGTAGCTGCTCTCATCGCATCTTCCGGCCATGTGATCTCATCCATGGAGAGATCTTAGGAAAAGGCTTCTTCGGACAGGCTATCAAG GTGACTCATAAAGCCACAGGAgaggtgatggtgatgaaggagcTGATCCGTTGTGATGAGGAGACACAGAAAACTTTCCTGAAGGAG GTCAAAGTAATGCGGTGCCTTGATCATCCCCACGTTTTGAGGTTCATCGGTGTGCTATACAAGGACAAGAGGCTCAATTTGATAACTGAGTTTATTGAGGGAGGCACCCTGAAGGACTTCATCAGAGACATG GACCCGTTTCCATGGGAGCAAAGGGTGAGCTTTGCAAAGAGCATCGCTTCTGGCATG gCCTACCTTCACACAATGAGCATCATACACAGAGACCTCAATTCTCACAACTGCCTGGTGAAACTG GACAACACTGTGGTCGTTGCTGACTTTGGACTGTCCCGACTCATAGTAGAGGACAAAGTTAAGCCTCCACCTGAAAAACCTTCCACCAAGAAGAGGGTGTTGAGACGAATCGACCGAAAGAAGCGGTACACTGTGGTGGGAAACCCGTACTGGATGGCTCCAGAGATGCTAAATG GTAAACGCTATGATGAGAAGGTGGACATTTTCTCCTTTGGCATTGTGCTTTGTGAG ATCATTGGAAAAGTCTATGCAGACCCCGAGTGCCTCCCCAGGACCCAGGACTTTGGTCTGAATGTTGGCAAGTTTGTGGAGAAGTTCCTCCCTGAAGACTGTCCACCAGCTTTCTTTCCACTGGCTGTGGCCTGCTGTGATCTCACACCAGACAACCG TCCACCTTTCCAGAAACTGGAGGACTGGTTTGAAGCTCTGTCCCTCAACCAGGAGCTGGGGATCCCCCTGCCAGCCGAACTGGATGAACTGCATCACAGTCTGAGTCGACTCCACTGGCCTAAAGACGGCTCCTCAGCCCAGAGCACAGATCAGTCAGCAACCCCAACGGCGGCCTCTCCAGACTCTTCCAGCCAGACAGACAATGGCACCTAG